The following DNA comes from Diceros bicornis minor isolate mBicDic1 chromosome 7, mDicBic1.mat.cur, whole genome shotgun sequence.
GTCTTGGGGGCTCCTACCCTGGCTTCAGCACTCTATTTGCCTCCTCTAGGAAGTCTCTGATGTTGGTTCCCATCAGTGAAAGGCAGAACACAGCCACGTCCACAGACTCATCCTCTAGAGGCACCTGTGCAGGGTGGGAGTGTTGTATGAAACACACAATATGGGGAGGAGAAAGTCAGCGCTGAGTGCTAGGGCTGGACATTAGGATGAGggcacagggagggaggaaggagggaatgtTAAGAGTTTAGCACATGGAGGTTGGGCCTGGAGCACAGGCCAGACACGTAAAGGGATAGAGGGGTTTACCTGGGCCATGTCACACACAGTGACCCTGGGGTCCAGAGAGGCCAAGTCAAAGCAATGCACAGTGTTCCGGATACTTGAGGCTAGGCGGCAGTCCCCGCAGCCAAAGTCAGCTACCACCAGGGACGCAGGCCTGGGAATGGAGAAGAGGGATCATTCACTGGTCTAGTGCATGAGCCCATGACTGACCCACATTGCTTCTCACAGCGCCCAACCCCCATTCACCGCTGGCGAAGATCCTTGGCAATGCGGTCCACGGGCTGCAGTGGCCACTTCTTGATTTGGCTCTGGAAGCCACGGTGGTAGAGGACAAAGGCCTCAGGGTCTTCCTGGAAGAGGCGTTGTGCAGCACTGCTGGGCCCTGAGTACAGCTGTTCGTTCAGGTAGCGAAATCGGGCACCATCCAGCCGCTGTGCCATGCGGGCTCGCAGAGCCCCTGCCCGAGCCTCATGGCTGTCTGGACTGGGAGTAGGAGGCACCTCTGTCTCCTctgtgggggctgtggctggagcCTGGTCTGGCGGCTGAGGTGGCCGAAACTTATTCTTGTGTCTACGCTTGTTCTTCTGCCGGTTCCGCCACTGCTTGCGACTCAAGGTTTGGGGGGGTTTGGGGGAAGTGGTCCCAGGGCTTGGCTTGGGTGGGTCATTTGTACCACTACTCTTCCAAGCGTTGGGACCTGCAGGAAGGAGGATGGAAGGCATATCTGGGGCAAGATCCCCTGAATTCAGAGGTTTGGCAAGTCATCCTGGCCCTACCCCTGTCCTTGAGACAGACTGTGGCCTGGATGAAAGTACTTCTTATTGCCTAACCCCAAAACTAAGGGTGGCAGGTAACCTCTGTCATATGTAGGATCAGCTGacccccctcccagtcccacacacatatacacatccaCTAGTACCTGTTTGGTCACCATTGTCCAGGTGCTGGGCAGGGTTTGAAGAGGACTGTGTCtgacatttcctttttcttttctgtttttcagcGGAATCACCGCCAAGAGCCCCTCTGcagcacttcttcctttctacttCCTTTTCCTCAGAGTCACTGCCAGGTGGGCCCTGTTTCTgatgtttcttcttccttttctcctctacttCAGTAGAAACACTGGCAAACGAGGGCTTTTTTGGgcgtttcttcttcctttccaccaCCTCCTCTTCTTCAGAGTCACTGCCAGGCAGGCTGAGGGGCTGCTGGGGAAGAGATGCTGCCTCCAGGACCCGTAATGTGGCCAAAAGCTGGCGGCGCTTGGAGTCCTGAGGGAAAACAAGGCATGAGAACAGGGCAGAGGAGAATGGATGGGGCCTGGAGAATaagaagggagaaatggggacCTGATTCAGACGCTGGCAGAGACATCTGGATTATTCCCAGTCAACTTAACTCACTTGTCATGAAGCCTGCCAGACCCTGAAGAACTTTCAAGTCACCATCCAACCTCCGAGAGGCTGGATGGCAGAGAAACCACCCACCCCACTTTCTTTAATGTACAGATGAGGTAATGGGGTTCCCCAGAGGAATGTGGTGAGGCCACAAGCAACAGGACCAAGGCCAGAGACCAGGAGTTCCAACCCTCAGTCTCAGGCTTTTACCTCCAGCTGATATCTTTCTATAAAAGAGGTAGGGAGGTTTCTGAAAACAAGAGTGACGGGATCACTCACACGTGTGCATTTAAGATGACTCTAGCTGCAGTGTAGAGAACAAACGAAGGCGACAAGCTGCAGACAGAGAGGCCAGTGGCCTAAATTATAAAATGGGTTGAAGGAATGAAGAGAAGAGAATAAAGCATGCAGATTCCATGTTGGAGGCTGACTGAAGGGTAGGAAGAGCTGGAGGAAGTACAGCAGCCATCACATCTGCAAAAACTTAAAGGAGAAGATCTGTTGTCTGGGAGGTCTTCTGCGCTGAAGTCCTACTGGGCCCTCCCAGGCTTGGAGGTTCTCAGGTCCCCTCCACACAACCTCCTTTTAAACGATAGTACTGACAATCCTTCATTGTCATTCACTCTTGCTCTCTCCAATCCAATCTCCACACTGCAACCAATgaccttttcaaaatgcaaatctgaagAAATCATTCCCCTGCTAAAACCAGTTCATTGGCTTCTTGCTCACCTTACAATACGCAAAACCTCTAATCTACCTCTCCAGCTTCAAGGGCATCCCCTCACTCTCTGTGCTCCAACCACACGGATTATTTTGTGTGTGACCCTACTAGGACCTGCTCtcttgccccagggcctttgtacaggctttTCCTGTCCAAGAAACACTCCTCGCTTCACTAACTTCTATTCACCAACTCTGTCTCAGTTCCGAGGTCATCTTCTTTTGGAAATTCCCGTATCTTCAGTCGGCCGCAGGCGCCCCCCTCTCCctaatacaaacacacacacatatacacgcacacacacggcgTGCCCCAGCGCTGGGATCCACCAGGGTCCCCTTCGCCGCCTGAAACAGCTCCAGAGCCCCTGCGGGGCCACTTACCTTGATCTTCGAGGCTGCTGCGGGCCGAGGCCTTGAGGATACAGGCCCGAGGTCCGCGGCTGCGGGGGCCTCGTCGGCCCACTCCGGCTCCTCGAACATGCGGGTGGGGAGGGCGAAGACGCGGGGACCCAGCGCCGCTCCACGTGCAGAGCGCGTCTCCCCGACTCACACCGCGGAGAGCAGCCAGAACCCAGCCGGAAACCAAGGAGTGGAAGCCAGGGTGGCTAGAGCGGCCGGCAGAGAGCCGAAAACCATCGAGTTCAGACACTGGTGGGCTAGAAAggcaaaggaggaaggaggagggagggagggtaggaGGCCCGCGCTGACCAGAGAGGgccaggggcggggccgggcggcggGCGCGGCCGGACGGTAGTTCCCCGAAGAAGGCTCCTCCAGCCCAAGCCCCGGTGAGTGTGGGAGCACCCGTGTCCCCTCCTCAAGGCTCGAGCGCTGCCGACCTGTCACCCCTCGCTCCGGCTGAGTTCCGAGTAGGGAACGAGGGCTCCCCCGGGAAAGGATCCCCGATCGCATCCCCCAGGGTTTAGAGCGCCTgatccccgccccccccccagcTCTGTTCGCGGGTAGGGTCTCTGTGCTTGCTCTCTGACGTCCCTGCAGGAGATACTACCTCTTAATCACCTCCTACCTCGCCCGGACCCGCCTTTCCCTCGCGCCCAGGGGACACAGTCGGGGATCATCCCCCTACCCTGAACTCCTTCCCAGACCTCTAGTAGCCGGCGACGCTGCccagacccccacccccaacacgaaCACTTCTCTCCTGCAGGGGACAAAGCTTGGGGTTCACCCCCTTCCCTGGATCCCTCCACAGTCCCCAGGCTTCCCCAATCTTGGGGACTCAGCGCTGGGACGCTGCTATGGACGACATTTTCACTCAGTGCCGGGAAGGCAACGCGGTTGCCGTTCGCTTGTGGCTGGACAACACCGAGAACGACCTCAACCAGGGGTGAGCTGAGGTGGCTGGTGGGTGAGAGGAAGGGCAGAGACATGCTCCTCTCCGCGATGTGAGTTGCTTCACGTCTGGTGGGGATGGCTGATTTTCCTATCCAGTGTGATGAGTGCTAAGCAcagcctgtgggtggcagggggTCTCCGCAGAGGAAGCTGTGTTTGAGCTGAATCTTGACTGCTGAATAAGAGTTTCACAGGCAGAGGCTGCAAAGAGCTTTCCAGCCTCAGTGAACTGCATGGGCAAAAGCTAGGAGGCAAGATAGAGTGGAGAGTGCCCTGAAATTGTCCAGAGTTCCATATGGGCTTCTGTGGGCTGAAGCATTGAGTACAAGTGGAGAACGACAGGAGATAAGACTGGAAAGGTCTGCAAGAATCAGCTAGAACATGCAAGGATATTTAGGCTAAGGGTTTAAAGCTGTGTGGTGATATGATGAGGTTGTCCATTTGTTTATTGTCATTTTGGATGCTTTGTGAAGAGCAAGTGGTGACGTGAAGAGAAGCAACTGCTTAGTCTATCCCAGAAGTAACGGCTTGGACTAGAATGGGGtcatatgaaaaagaaagaagtgatCAGATTCCTGAAATCATCAGGATAAAGAATTGGTGAGATCTGGTGTGGGAATTGAGGAAGGTCAAAGATGATGACCAGGGTTCTGACTCGGGCACTTGAGTAGATGGTGGTTTCTTTTACTGAGACAGACGACTGGAGGATGATGAGTTCCACCCTGGACATGTTAAAGTGACAGTAGAGCGAAGTGGAATTGTGGAGTAGGTGGTTGGTTATGCAGATTTGGATTTCAGGAGAGAGATCTGACTTGGAGATACAGACTTGGGTGATATTAGCATACAGATGAAACCTGAAGACATGGGTGTGAAGGAGAGGGGATGAGAAGCCTGCAAGaccaaaaatgaacaagtggagGTTGaaggagaaacaggaaaatatgttgGTAAAGCTTAGAGAAGTGAATGTTTCAATGAAGGGGGAGTGGTCAGCAGTAGTATAGGCTGCTGAGAGGTCAAAGAACTTGAGCACTTTAAAGTAATCATTGAATTTACATTGATCTCTGTGAGGGGTGTTTCAGAGGAAAACAGGTGAAAAAACCAGATGACACTGGGTTCCTTCATTTAAGGAATTATACTGAACACCTGTACTAGGCGCTAGAGGCCCAGAATCAGAGGTAATGCCTGCTCTCAAGGCAGTGGCCTTGTGGCAGGTTGAATGGGaggtgaggaaacagaaaaagggaACGTAGACAGGTTCTTTAAGGCTGTCTACAGGCTTAAAAGGCTGAGACAGGAAGGCAAGAAAAGCAGTAGTGATGTTGATTCAGGATGggggattttaattttaaaattttattttttaaggttgGGAATTTAGTGTTTAGGTTTAAGAGGTAAGGAACACCAGTTATCTTCATCCAGGCTTTACTGGTTTCCATTAGGCTCTACACTATTTCTCCATAATTTGCAGTCACTTGTTCCATTTTTCATATAACTCAAAGGGTGCTCTGATAAAGCCAGTGAGCACCATTACTGTTTTGTTGGTGGGGTTATAAAAGCTTAAGTGAAGTTATCCAGTGGGCCTGGCATCTAGGAAGATTTTTTGCTGCTGAAAGGTAAAGGGGTGGCATTAATGAAACTGCAAGGCTTTGGTGCTGGTTTGAGGGGCTGGGCTTTGGGAGCACAAGCTGGTTATAGTCTGGATATGAGGTGGGGGTAAACGCCCTGCAGGCCTCTTTGGGATTAAAGTCCAGGGTCTGAGGTGGACAGGCAGGCTGACAGTAGGTAGTACCCTTGTCCCCAAACTTTTGCCTTCAGGCTCTGGCCTGCTCTGGGGCCACAGCCTTCAGGAGGCTGATAAGCCATGACATAAATTAAAGAGCTGGGAGGCAAAACTGACTGATAAGGCAGGGGTGGTAATTGCTTCGAGGAGCAGGTAGATACCCACTTCCCAGGAAAGCTTTTTGCTATCTCTGTGTGAGCAGATGAGGGCAGCTGTGGAGGGGAATCTTGAGGTTAAAAGCCACGCCCCCCACCCTCAGCGGCTGTGGGGGGCATCGGGATGGCCAGCCCACCAATCAGCTCCAGGTCCCGCCTAGAGCCCCCACACGGGAAGTGACCTCAGCACTAAGGCATCCGGAGGCTGTGGCCAGGACCACAGACCGCCCCCTGCTCCGCCTCTTGGATCTGCCACCCAGGACTGGAGGGAATTTCCTTTTATGGCCCCGGGCTGTCAGGCAGGCACAGCTCCCACCCaattgttttttgggttttttgtacactttttattttagaaaatatatgtcAGTGGGGTAAGAAAAAAGTCAGATAGTTTTCTTTCTAGAGAAGCTAGTCtcaatttttcctgttttctgtgccCAGGACTGCTTGAGCAGAGGAATCCTGTTGTATGTGGTGGTCTCATCAGTAATGACTTATCAAAAGCATTTCTCCTTTTCATTATAAACCCTTCCTGAACATCAGTTTAATTCCATTCCATTTTTAGATCTTAGTCTCAGTACCAGAGCCAATCAGTAAGCTTGCTCCCTCTCCCATGAGTTGTGGCCTTCCTTCTCCAAGACATCACGCCATTAACATGCACTGAATACCTACTGTCAATCCATTTTCTCAAGTTTACAGTCTAATAGACAGGACAGCCCATTAACAGATTTTTATAATCCACTGTGACAAGTACTATAGTAGAGGAATGTACAAGATGCAGTGCGAAATAGAAAGGACCAACAGATGTTACAAAAGAGGTGCAGAGGAAACCAGATGAATGCTACCATTTAATGAGATGGGGCGTGCCAGGGAAAAACGGCTAGTGGGAGATGGTGGTGAAGACAGTGAATCTTATGGACTTGTCAGGATTTCACGTGGTGGTTGGTTAGGTTTGAAGCTCAGGGGAAGGTATGAATTGGACAGCTTTGGGAATTGCTGGCATGAATGAGAATCAAAGTCCTGGAGAGGTAAGGTTTCCCAAGGAGAGTATGCAGAGTGCCTATCAATTTTTTCTGTATCAAAGCCTTTGCCCCCATCCCACCTCCAGATGAATGACCATTGCCCCTTCCTCAAAGGGACGATCATGGCTTCTCTCCCTTGCACTGGGCCTGCCGAGAGGGCCGCTCTGCTGTGGTTGAGATGCTGATCATGCGGGGTGCTCGAATCAATGTGATGAACCGTGGGGATGACAcccccctgcacctggcagccagTCATGGACACCGTGATATTGTACAAAAGGTATGTATGAACCCCTCCGTCACCTACATCACATACATGCGTAGAAGTCAGTCACAGGCACTATAACATACTGGAGACAGTATGTGTACTCTTCTCCCTCCTCAAATGCCTCAACACCATCTCTTATTTGTGACTGACTGTGCCTTCTGCCTCTTTGTGTGTCTCTCTCGCCATGGGGACCAGCTGCTGCAGTACAAAGCTGACATCAATGCAGTGAATGAGCATGGGAATGTCCCCCTACATTATGCCTGTTTTTGGGGCCAAGATCAGGTGGCAGAGGTGAGTACTCAGGCCTCGAGCCCTGGGGTGGGTGGGAAGCAAAGTCTGAGCCTGATTGGGAGATTCTGGAACCCTCAACCCATCCTGTGAGTACTGCTCAGTGTATGACACTCACAGGGTTTGTACTGCATCTGTGTTCTTGGTTGGTTGTGACCGCCAGGGAGGTAGCAGGGGCCCTCATCACAACCACCTTTTCATTCCAGGACTTGGTGGCTAATGGGGCCCTTGTCAGCATCTGTAACAAGTATGGAGAGATGCCTGTGGACAAAGCCAAGGCACCCCTGAGAGAGCTTCTCCGAGGTCCGTCCTCTACCCCCGAGCCTGTGCCCTTTTGTCTTGTCCCTGCCTATCTCCTCCCTCCAGACCACAGCTGAGGCGAAgactattttgtctttcttcCCCAGAGCGGGCAGAGAAGATGGGACAGAATCTCAACCGTATTCCATACAAGGACACATTCTGGAAGGGGACCACCCGCACTCGACCCCGTGAGTCAGTTGTGGGGGGAGGAGTGGTAATAGGGAATAATCCTGGGCTCCTGGGGCTGGGTGAGGGGGAAGCTGGGTACCTGACCTGCCCACACTCTCAGGAAACGGGACTCTGAACAAACACTCCGGCATTGACTTCAAACAGCTCAACTTCCTGGCGAAGCTCAACGAGAATCACTCTGGAGAGGTGACCCCTGCCCTTCTTGGCCCTCCCGCCCCAAACCCCGACAAATTACCTGCTCTGCACCTGTTTTAAGTTTCTCCTCCAGTTAGCAGGCAAGAAAGTGGTGGCCTTAGTTCAAGCCTCCTAACCTTTACCTGTCCCTCAGCTATGGAAGGGCCGCTGGCAGGGCAATGACATCGTCGTGAAGGTGCTGAAGGTTCGAGACTGGAGTACAAGGAAAAGCAGGGACTTCAACGAGGAATGTCCCCGGCTCAGGTGGGGCAAAGCCTAAACTGGAAGCTGCTGTTTCCAAGGAACCCTGACTAGCACCCAGAGGGAGATCTTTTATGCTGGGTCTCAGCCAGGGacactctctccctctcaggaTTTTCTCGCATCCAAATGTGCTCCCAGTGCTAGGTGCCTGTCagtctccacctgctcctcaccCCACCCTCATCACACACTGGATGCCATATGGATCCCTGTACAATGTACTACATGAAGGCACCAGTGAGTAGGGGATGCCAAATCTCATTGGAGGGGGCAGAGGATGTGTGAGCCTCTCCGAAGTATTTGACTCTTGCCTCCTTTCTTAGATTTCGTCGTGGACCAGAGCCAGGCTGTGAAGTTTGCATTGGACATGGCAAGGGGCATGGCCTTCCTACACACACTAGAGCCCCTCATCCCACGACATGCACTCAATAGCCGTAGCGTAATGGTGAGGTCACAGCTTCACTCCCGGCCCAGGCTCCCAGAAGCCGTTTCCCTATCTAGAATAGGACTTACCTCCTTCCTCAAATCTATCTTCTCTTCCTCAGATTGATGAGGACATGACTGCCCGAATCAGCATGGCCGACGTGAAGTTCTCCTTCCAATGCCCTGGGCGCATGTATGCACCTGCCTGGGTGGCCCCTGAAGGTGAGTGAGGGCATCATGTTGGGAGGTAGAGAAGGGCCAGCTCAGTAGTAATGGAAGGGGGCAGAGACAGGACAGGACAGGCAGCTGGAACAGATAAGTCCTGTCCCTCCAGCTCTGCAGAAGAAGCCTGAAGACACAAACAGACGCTCAGCAGACATGTGGAGTTTTGCAGTGCTTCTGTGGGAACTGGTGACACGGGAGGTACCCTTTGCTGACCTCTCCAACATGGAGATTGGAATGAAGGTGAGAGCACAAATCTATATACTTGTGTTGGGGGAATGGTGGTGGCAGTGACAATaactgtggtggggctgggctcTCATACTGTGTATGTTTGGATATACAGTAATCCTGTCCTGAGGGCTAGA
Coding sequences within:
- the ILK gene encoding integrin-linked protein kinase isoform X2, with protein sequence MDDIFTQCREGNAVAVRLWLDNTENDLNQGDDHGFSPLHWACREGRSAVVEMLIMRGARINVMNRGDDTPLHLAASHGHRDIVQKLLQYKADINAVNEHGNVPLHYACFWGQDQVAESGQRRWDRISTVFHTRTHSGRGPPALDPLWKGRWQGNDIVVKVLKVRDWSTRKSRDFNEECPRLRIFSHPNVLPVLGACQSPPAPHPTLITHWMPYGSLYNVLHEGTNFVVDQSQAVKFALDMARGMAFLHTLEPLIPRHALNSRSVMIDEDMTARISMADVKFSFQCPGRMYAPAWVAPEALQKKPEDTNRRSADMWSFAVLLWELVTREVPFADLSNMEIGMKVALEGLRPTIPPGISPHVCKLMKICMNEDPAKRPKFDMIVPILEKMQDK
- the RRP8 gene encoding ribosomal RNA-processing protein 8, with protein sequence MFEEPEWADEAPAAADLGPVSSRPRPAAASKIKDSKRRQLLATLRVLEAASLPQQPLSLPGSDSEEEEVVERKKKRPKKPSFASVSTEVEEKRKKKHQKQGPPGSDSEEKEVERKKCCRGALGGDSAEKQKRKRKCQTQSSSNPAQHLDNGDQTGPNAWKSSGTNDPPKPSPGTTSPKPPQTLSRKQWRNRQKNKRRHKNKFRPPQPPDQAPATAPTEETEVPPTPSPDSHEARAGALRARMAQRLDGARFRYLNEQLYSGPSSAAQRLFQEDPEAFVLYHRGFQSQIKKWPLQPVDRIAKDLRQRPASLVVADFGCGDCRLASSIRNTVHCFDLASLDPRVTVCDMAQVPLEDESVDVAVFCLSLMGTNIRDFLEEANRVLKPGGLLKVAEVSSRFEDVRTFLGAVTKLGFKVISKDLTNSHFFLFDFQKTGPPRVGPRAQLSGLKLQPCLYKRR
- the ILK gene encoding integrin-linked protein kinase isoform X1, which encodes MDDIFTQCREGNAVAVRLWLDNTENDLNQGDDHGFSPLHWACREGRSAVVEMLIMRGARINVMNRGDDTPLHLAASHGHRDIVQKLLQYKADINAVNEHGNVPLHYACFWGQDQVAEDLVANGALVSICNKYGEMPVDKAKAPLRELLRERAEKMGQNLNRIPYKDTFWKGTTRTRPRNGTLNKHSGIDFKQLNFLAKLNENHSGELWKGRWQGNDIVVKVLKVRDWSTRKSRDFNEECPRLRIFSHPNVLPVLGACQSPPAPHPTLITHWMPYGSLYNVLHEGTNFVVDQSQAVKFALDMARGMAFLHTLEPLIPRHALNSRSVMIDEDMTARISMADVKFSFQCPGRMYAPAWVAPEALQKKPEDTNRRSADMWSFAVLLWELVTREVPFADLSNMEIGMKVALEGLRPTIPPGISPHVCKLMKICMNEDPAKRPKFDMIVPILEKMQDK